Proteins co-encoded in one Glandiceps talaboti chromosome 22, keGlaTala1.1, whole genome shotgun sequence genomic window:
- the LOC144452172 gene encoding long-chain-fatty-acid--CoA ligase 1-like — MGDALRLLSDHSTAVGLTVVAGTTALWLLTRPKPIQLKIDPNQQSVELPGKEKIHVYPTVKNGKLLEYTFEDVRTVHEGFMRGRRLSGDGECYGWRPGPDEPYQWLTYNETFDRSKDIGAGLIHLGCQPKTDTYVGIYSVNRLEWGLTEQACMMYSMVLIPLYDTLGPDACSFIINQAEIADIVCDTAAKVKLLLSKASVTPAMKRIIMIDDITDDVRDEANKCGVEIVHFTQIEKLGKENPQDLVPPKPEDVFTICYTSGTTGNPKGAILTHANVISTMAGFLAVMAPEVTVSTSDRHMSYLPLAHGYERLNHAMALAHGAGIGFYQGDVRKLLDDARDVKPFAFPSVPRVFNRIHDKIVSGAKSSFVKRTLFNWAYHSKEDEVLRGIIRKDSIWDKLIFNKIQSLLGGKCIFLVNGAAPISPDTMTFMRVVFGAHFINGYGQTESGIASTVTVPGDHTTGHAGVPLPCNMIKLADVPDMEYFAEKNQGEICFKGPNIFQGYLNDPEKTKEALDEDGWLHSGDVGEWLPNGTLRLIDRKKHIFKLAQGEYLAPEKIEAIYVRSPCILQVFVYGDSFKNFAVGIIVPDAEELKKLAKKIGVSGTLEELCKNKEIKKAVLEEMQQTGKDAGLKSFEQVKDIYIEHQEWTADRGLLTPTSKTKRPSVQKYYAQQIDALYE, encoded by the exons ATGGGAGATGCATTGAGGTTACTAAGTGACCACTCAACAGCAGTGGGACTTACAGTGGTTGCTGGTACTACAGCATTGTGGTTACTCACAAGGCCTAAACCAATTCAACTGAAGATTGACCCCAATCAACAGTCTGTGGAGTTGCCT GGCAAAGAAAAAATCCATGTCTATCCAACCGTGAAAAATGGAAAATTATTGGAATATACATTTGAAGATGTTAGAACTGTACATGAAGGGTTTATGAGAGGAAGGCGACTATCAG GTGATGGGGAATGTTATGGTTGGAGACCAGGACCAGATGAGCCTTATCAATGGCTTACATACAATGAG ACTTTTGATAGATCCAAGGATATTGGAGCTGGACTTATTCATTTAGGATGTCAACCTAAAACAGACACATATGTAGGAATCTATAGTGTTAATAGATTAGAG TGGGGTTTAACAGAACAAGCCTGcatgatgtacagtatggtgtTAATACCTCTATATGACACTCTGGGACCAGATGCATGCTCTTTTATCATTAACCAAG CTGAAATAGCTGACATTGTCTGTGACACAGCAGCCAAAGTGAAATTACTATTGAGCAAAGCCAGTGTGACGCCTGCAATGAAGAGAATTATCATGATTGATGACATCACTGATGATGTCAGAGATGAGGCAAACAAATGTGGTGTAGAGATAGTACATTTTACTCAAATTGAG aaaCTTGGAAAAGAAAACCCACAGGATTTAGTG CCTCCCAAACCAGAAGATGTGTTTACAATATGCTATACCAGTGGCACCACAG GTAATCCTaaaggtgctattttaacacATGCTAATGTAATTTCAACAATGGCTGGATTCTTGGCAGTGATGGCG CCAGAAGTAACAGTTAGTACATCAGATAGACACATGTCATACTTACCATTAGCTCATGGCTATGAAAGGTTAAATCAT GCTATGGCATTAGCTCACGGTGCTGGCATTGGATTCTACCAAGGTGATGTAAGAAAACTATTGGATGATGCTAGAGATGTTAAACCTTTTGCTTTTCCATCAGTTCCTAGAGTCTTTAATCGAATTCATGATAAG ATAGTTTCTGGTGCAAAGAGTAGTTTTGTGAAGAGAACTTTGTTTAACTGGGCATACCATAGCAAAGAGGATGAAGTGTTAAg AGGTATAATAAGAAAGGACAGTATATGGGATAAACTAATCTTCAATAAAATCCAGTCATTGCTGGGAGGCAAGTGTATATTCCTGGTAAATGGTGCTGCCCCTATCAGTCCAGATACTATGACATTCATGAGAGTAGTATTTGGAGCACAT TTTATCAATGGATATGGGCAGACAGAGAGTGGTATAGCATCTACTGTAACTGTACCAGGAGATCATACCACAG GTCATGCTGGTGTTCCCTTACCATGTAACATGATAAAACTTGCTGATGTGCCTGATATGGAATACTTTGCAGAGAAGAATCAAGGAGAG ATCTGTTTCAAAGGCCCCAATATATTCCAAGGTTACCTCAATGATCCAGAGAAAACCAAAGAAGCATTAGACGAAGATGGATGGCTACATTCTGGTGATGTAGGCGAGTGGCTACCG AATGGAACATTGAGACTCATTGATAGGAAGAAGCACATATTCAAATTAGCTCAG GGTGAATATTTGGCACCAGAGAAAATAGAAGCTATCTATGTAAGAAGTCCATGCATTCTACAAGTGTTTGTGTATGGTGACAGCTTTAAA AACTTTGCAGTTGGCATAATTGTACCAGATGCTGAGGAGCTAAAGAAGTTGGCAAAGAAGATTGGTGTCTCAGGGACACTTGAAGAACTTTGCAAAAATAAg GAGATTAAGAAAGCTGTCCTTGAAGAGATGCAACAAACAGGCAAGGATGCCGGATTGAAATCATTTGAACAG